A genomic window from Pyxicephalus adspersus chromosome 2, UCB_Pads_2.0, whole genome shotgun sequence includes:
- the ZNF703 gene encoding zinc finger protein 703, whose protein sequence is MNCSPLGSSTDSASCPTPPASLPSLAPSHPLRQANRLPIRVLKMLTAHTGHLLHPEYLQPLSSTPVSPIELDAKKSPLALLAQTCSQIGKPDPPPSSKLNSVTSSSHSEKESSRSSSMKLGEAPLEDKSSFKPYSKGGESRKESGSSNGSSADKAGFRVPSGSCQPFPPHSASPSSRVSSPGQHCESKNVDGQEKKEPEAIKVSAEVSQANPTLTRASISNSSAESSQSGDVTPSSKSEPPSLGSGHVAPVSPYKPGHSVFPLPPSGIGYHGSIVGAYAGYPSQFVPGLDHTKTSLVGNQLPGTLGLPGKPPSSSPLTGASPPSFMQGLCRDPYCLSYHNASHLGSSSCSTCVHDPSALKSGYPLVYPSHPLHSVHTTLSSSVTPSLSGHPLYTYGFMLPNDPVPHICNWVSASGPCDKRFATSEELLAHLRTHTALSGAEKLLAGYPTSGLGSAASCHLHLPPTGPGSPNTLPGSLSLRSPHTLGLNRYHPYGKSPLTTPSGLPVPSLPAGSYYSPYALYGQRLTSASALGYQ, encoded by the exons ATGAACTGTTCTCCCCTTGGATCTAGCACCGACTCAGCGAGCTGCCCGACTCCTCCAGCATCATTGCCCTCTCTGGCACCCAGTCACCCTTTGCGCCAGGCGAATAGACTGCCCATCAGGGTGCTGAAAATGCTGACTGCACACACAGGACACTTGCTGCACCCGGAGTACCTGCAGCCTCTTTCCTCCACTCCTGTCAGCCCTATAGAG CTGGACGCAAAGAAAAGTCCATTGGCCCTGCTGGCTCAGACCTGTTCTCAGATCGGAAAGCCTGATCCCCCTCCTTCATCTAAGCTGAACTCTGTGACTTCCAGCAGCCACAGCGAAAAGGAAAGCAGCCGTAGCTCTTCCATGAAACTGGGAGAAGCTCCGTTGGAAGACAAGTCAAGCTTCAAACCCTACTCTAAGGGAGGAGAGTCGAGAAAGGAAAGCGGATCTTCAAATGGTAGCAGTGCGGACAAGGCAGGATTTAGGGTGCCTAGCGGTTCTTGTCAACCTTTTCCTCCACATTCGGCATCTCCCTCGTCAAGGGTGAGCTCCCCTGGACAGCACTGTGAATCTAAAAATGTTGATGGACAAGAGAAAAAAGAACCAGAAGCCATCAAAGTTAGTGCAGAGGTGTCTCAAGCCAACCCCACCCTTACCAGAGCCAGTATCAGCAACTCCAGTGCAGAGTCCAGCCAAAGTGGGGACGTTACCCCCAGCAGCAAATCTGAGCCGCCGTCCCTTGGATCTGGCCACGTGGCCCCGGTATCTCCTTACAAACCTGGACACTCAGTCTTCCCCCTTCCACCATCTGGCATTGGATATCATGGATCCATAGTGGGTGCCTATGCTGGGTACCCATCACAGTTTGTCCCTGGGTTGGATCACACCAAAACGAGCCTGGTTGGTAATCAGCTACCTGGGACTTTAGGTTTGCCGGGGAAACCACCCAGCTCCAGTCCACTGACCGGAGCCTCTCCTCCATCTTTCATGCAAGGATTATGCAGGGACCCCTATTGCCTGAGCTACCACAATGCCTCACACCTCGGCTCTAGCAGCTGCTCCACCTGTGTGCATGATCCATCTGCCCTGAAGTCTGGATACCCTCTAGTCTACCCCAGCCACCCTCTCCATTCAGTGCACACTACATTGTCTTCCAGCGTCACCCCTTCCTTGTCCGGCCATCCTCTGTATACGTACGGCTTTATGCTACCAAATGACCCAGTCCCTCACATATGCAACTGGGTGTCTGCCAGTGGACCTTGTGACAAAAGATTTGCCACGTCAGAAGAACTCCTTGCCCACTTACGGACTCACACAGCCTTGTCTGGGGCTGAAAAACTTTTGGCTGGTTACCCTACATCTGGTTTGGGGTCTGCTGCTTCCTGCCACCTTCATCTCCCTCCAACAGGGCCTGGAAGTCCTAACACACTGCCAGGGTCTCTGTCTTTAAGGAGTCCACATACCTTGGGACTAAACAGGTATCACCCGTATGGAAAAAGCCCACTAACAACGCCCAGTGGTCTCCCAGTCCCCTCATTACCGGCAGGATCTTACTACTCCCCATACGCTCTATATGGACAGAGGTTAACGTCAGCTTCAGCGCTAGGATACCAGTAA